The DNA segment TTTTGATTTAATTATAGGTCAAATATAATACTTTTTTATTTATGTTAGTGCCATTAGTATTAGCATCGGTAAAACAAACTGAATTTCCATTTACACCTGCTTGTAATGTCCAATTCATGCCGCCATTTGTGGTTTTCAGAAAAACACCACCAACGGCGTAGCCAGTATTAGCATCGATAAAACAAACTGATTTTAGATTACTAGTAGTTCCACTTGTTTCGGCTGCCCAGTTTACACCTCCATCAGTAGTTTTTATAATTTTCCCCAATTCTCCAACGGCATAACCAGTATTAGCATCAGTAAAATAAACTGAATTTAAATCATCAGCAGTTGGGCTTGTTTCAGCAACCCAGTTTGCACCTCCATTTGTGGTTTTTATAATTGTTCCGTTACTTCCAACCATGTAACCATTATTGGCATCGGTAAAATAAATTGAATATAACCAATTAGGAGTTCCACTTGTTTGAGTTGCCCAGTTTACGCCTCCATTGGTGGTTTTTTTAATTGTTCCATTACCACCAACCGCATAACCTGTAGTGGCATCAGTAAAATAAACTGAATATAACCAAATATCTGTTCCGGTTGTACTCTTTCCCCAATTTGCACCACCATTTGTTGTTTTTAAAATTATTCCAACAAATAAATTATAATCATAACCAACAACATAACCAATGCTATTAGAGGTAAAACAAACTGACTTTAAATAATAAGCATATCCACTTATACTTGTTTGTATTGTCCATTGTGCATTAGCCACATTTAATGTAAATAATGCAAATAATAAAACGTAAATTTTTTTCATAATGTTTTTTTTATATTTCCTACTCTTTATCGGATTTTCGGATTACTCCGTTTTCTTATGTTTAAATTTATTTTGCGTTTCGCCTTGCCCCCAACGGTCGGTTGCTTATATAGTGCGGTGCATTAAACGCACTTCACTTTCAACCGAAACAAAATTAATAAATAATAATGAACTTTCAAAATGCACGAACACCGCATTATATAAGCAACATGTTAGC comes from the Bacteroidales bacterium genome and includes:
- a CDS encoding YCF48-related protein — protein: MKKIYVLLFALFTLNVANAQWTIQTSISGYAYYLKSVCFTSNSIGYVVGYDYNLFVGIILKTTNGGANWGKSTTGTDIWLYSVYFTDATTGYAVGGNGTIKKTTNGGVNWATQTSGTPNWLYSIYFTDANNGYMVGSNGTIIKTTNGGANWVAETSPTADDLNSVYFTDANTGYAVGELGKIIKTTDGGVNWAAETSGTTSNLKSVCFIDANTGYAVGGVFLKTTNGGMNWTLQAGVNGNSVCFTDANTNGTNINKKVLYLTYN